A section of the Pseudanabaena mucicola str. Chao 1806 genome encodes:
- a CDS encoding LexA family protein, protein MVNIGQIRKPCTESPIRLPLFSSRVSAGFPSPADDLLESHLDLNRYLISQPAATFFMRFEGEPMLESGLQQGDLLIVDRSIEVTEQKIVVASVNGDLVIRRVSRNRRRLQLLSENPNCQLISITEDTEFQIWGVVTYVIRALLSSRRLQ, encoded by the coding sequence ATGGTTAATATCGGTCAAATAAGAAAGCCTTGTACTGAATCACCGATAAGGTTGCCGCTATTTTCAAGCAGAGTTTCGGCAGGATTTCCCTCACCTGCGGACGATCTACTCGAATCTCATTTAGATCTCAACCGTTATTTGATCAGTCAACCTGCAGCCACTTTTTTCATGCGATTTGAGGGAGAGCCAATGCTAGAGAGTGGATTACAGCAAGGGGATCTGCTGATAGTGGATCGCTCAATCGAAGTCACTGAGCAGAAAATAGTCGTAGCTTCCGTCAATGGTGATTTGGTAATCCGTCGAGTCAGCCGCAATCGGAGACGGCTACAACTGCTATCCGAAAACCCCAATTGTCAACTAATCAGCATCACCGAAGATACAGAATTCCAGATCTGGGGAGTCGTTACCTATGTTATCCGCGCCCTGCTTAGCTCTCGTCGATTGC